A window of the Narcine bancroftii isolate sNarBan1 chromosome 4, sNarBan1.hap1, whole genome shotgun sequence genome harbors these coding sequences:
- the LOC138761901 gene encoding uncharacterized protein isoform X5: protein MSTILPASAGCPSSVDLRRQRPGSASQPPLHLPQVQPDTVGPTLASVPESSPPGNTVVSRDAKMDSAIIGENNLLEQLRRSSASMGEKEWLKFQVS from the exons cttctgccggatgccCCTCGAGTGTAGACCTCAGACGACAGcgtcctggatcagcctctcaacctcctctacacttaccccaggttcagccagacacagttgggccaactctcgcaagtgtcccag AAAGCTCTCCGCCTGGAAACACTGTTGTGAGTCGTGATGCTAAAATGGATTCTGCCATCATTGGAG AAAATAATCTACTGGAGCAACTCAGGAGGTCAAGTGCAtctatgggagaaaaagaatggttgaaatTTCAG